In Helianthus annuus cultivar XRQ/B chromosome 3, HanXRQr2.0-SUNRISE, whole genome shotgun sequence, a single window of DNA contains:
- the LOC110888381 gene encoding uncharacterized protein LOC110888381: MSKLGSLINILDQSVLTDGLDKWEWLGNKDGAFSVGSVKKLLTKGVNHNSSFMLDWCKWVPAKCNVHVWRAELGIIPTRDVLRAMNICVEEEGCPLCLSCPETTDYLFTKCGMAIVLWQHVSAWCKVQSIFIFSVRDWVEVHNLLGLQEPEKSYFHGIMYIGIWSLWRARNKSTFQNRRMQVEEVISEVKTLGFLWLKNRLKLKSLSLENWGKFVIM; encoded by the coding sequence atgTCTAAATTGGGCAGTCTTATCAATATACTGGATCAAAGTGTTCTCACGGATGGGCTGGATAAATGGGAATGGCTCGGTAACAAAGATGGTGCGTTTTCTGTCGGTTCGGTTAAGAAGTTGTTGACGAAGGGTGTTAATCACAATAGCTCTTTTATGCTTGACTGGTGTAAATGGGTGCCAGCGAAGTGCAATGTTCACGTCTGGAGGGCAGAGCTGGGAATAATTCCTACGAGAGATGTTCTCAGAGCCATGAATATATGTGTGGAAGAGGAGGGATGCCCTTTATGTCTGAGTTGTCCGGAAACGACGGATTATTTGTTTACTAAATGTGGGATGGCAATTGTTCTGTGGCAGCACGTGAGTGCGTGGTGCAAGGTTCAAAGCATCTTCATTTTTTCGGTTAGAGATTGGGTCGAGGTGCACAATCTCCTTGGGTTACAAGAGCCGGAGAAAAGCTATTTCCATGGTATTATGTATATTGGCATATGGAGTCTATGGAGAGCTAGAAACAAATCGACTTTCCAGAATAGAAGGATGCAGGTCGAAGAGGTGATCAGCGAAGTCAAGACATTGGGGTTCCTATGGCTCAAAAATAGATTGAAACTTAAGAGTTTATCCTTAGAAAACTGgggtaaatttgtaattatgtag